The proteins below are encoded in one region of Holophagaceae bacterium:
- a CDS encoding ABC transporter permease produces MIILGFMGAVFLGYLAWLTWAALAYPIPLSYNLRSLWQRKVATISTAGAIALVVGIFVVVLSLAQGLSKAFVSSGRADQAIVMRSNAQFELNSSIDRGQARILEVHPLVARDAAGPLVSAEVVVIKIFQKSDGADTNVTVRGLEPTGIRLRSQVKLVEGRWFRPGLSEVVVPRKMQGRFTGMELGRILKMGGRDWEVVGVFDGGGSSFDSEIWSDVVDVQQAYKRESFSSVLARLDTPERFKAFKESVEEDKRLKLDTISEKAYFTELTKSGDPIRILGNLITLILTAGAIFAAMNTMYASVSGRAKEIGTLRAIGFRRREILASFQWESILLCGLGGVVGAFLALFANGIQTGTTSFQTFSDVTFAFTITPVLMLEGVAFSLVMGLLGGFFPAWKASRIPVAEAMKG; encoded by the coding sequence ATGATCATCCTGGGGTTCATGGGCGCGGTCTTCCTGGGCTACCTGGCCTGGCTCACATGGGCGGCCCTCGCCTATCCGATCCCCCTCAGCTACAACCTCCGGAGCTTGTGGCAGCGCAAGGTGGCGACCATCAGCACCGCTGGCGCCATCGCCTTGGTGGTGGGCATCTTCGTGGTGGTGCTGTCCCTGGCCCAGGGCCTCTCGAAGGCCTTCGTGAGCTCAGGCCGCGCGGACCAGGCCATCGTCATGCGCAGCAATGCCCAGTTCGAACTGAACTCCAGCATCGATCGGGGGCAGGCGCGCATCCTGGAGGTGCACCCCCTGGTGGCCAGGGATGCCGCCGGCCCCTTGGTGAGCGCCGAAGTGGTGGTGATCAAGATTTTCCAGAAATCCGACGGGGCCGATACCAATGTGACCGTGCGGGGCCTTGAGCCCACGGGCATCCGCCTGAGGTCCCAGGTGAAGTTGGTGGAGGGTCGGTGGTTCCGGCCGGGCCTTTCCGAAGTCGTGGTGCCCCGCAAGATGCAGGGGCGTTTCACGGGAATGGAGCTGGGCCGGATCCTGAAAATGGGCGGCCGCGATTGGGAGGTGGTGGGCGTCTTCGATGGCGGCGGGTCCTCCTTCGACTCCGAAATCTGGTCCGATGTGGTGGATGTCCAGCAGGCCTACAAGCGGGAGAGCTTCAGCTCCGTCCTGGCGCGCCTGGACACGCCGGAGCGGTTCAAGGCCTTCAAGGAGAGCGTGGAGGAAGACAAGCGCCTGAAGCTCGACACCATCAGCGAGAAGGCCTATTTCACCGAACTCACCAAATCCGGAGACCCCATCCGGATCCTGGGCAACCTCATCACCCTGATCCTCACCGCGGGCGCGATTTTCGCGGCCATGAACACCATGTACGCCTCGGTCTCGGGCCGCGCCAAGGAAATCGGGACCCTCCGGGCCATCGGCTTCCGGCGCCGGGAGATCCTGGCCAGCTTTCAATGGGAAAGCATCCTGCTGTGCGGACTGGGGGGCGTCGTCGGAGCTTTTCTGGCGCTGTTCGCCAATGGAATCCAGACCGGCACGACCAGTTTCCAGACCTTCAGCGATGTGACCTTCGCCTTTACCATCACGCCGGTGCTGATGCTGGAAGGCGTCGCTTTCAGCCTGGTGATGGGGCTGCTGGGGGGATTCTTCCCGGCCTGGAAAGCTTCCCGGATTCCCGTGGCCGAAGCCATGAAGGGTTGA